The Nicotiana tabacum cultivar K326 chromosome 14, ASM71507v2, whole genome shotgun sequence genome contains a region encoding:
- the LOC107818262 gene encoding uncharacterized protein LOC107818262: MWLNSSCTDKDERVLVQEEEEALSLRDNLPKNEENQTDEKFPRGSLTQEEFDFCSFGGSLLKEYSEMCTADEVFFQGQMLPLQCLPNDSHNNKFFKGGTTCNYEPGSIESSSSTSYSQQIRTESNVPRIQNQFHSQRRPTTQVQFSKITHRNISRSNPKPKIWSHFRVGLVKTPEIALQDLKIRCNKDFLSQNSTSSSSSSSSNDNRRRIILSKKKKQRKRAFLGSCKCSVNSVEIVPSKVVTINRVSTTMNLKEEMNDHNIEDNYKEVTEMKENKKKQIGTRHRTFEWLKLLSLESPADET; this comes from the exons ATGTGGCTGAACTCTAGTTGTACTGACAAGGATGAGAGAGTTCTTGTtcaagaggaagaagaagcattATCGCTACGCGATAATCTGCCTAAAAATGAAGAGAACCAAACAGATGAAAAATTTCCTAGAGGAAGCTTAACACAAGAAGAGTTTGATTTCTGCTCGTTTGGCGGTTCTTTGTTGAAAGAATATTCTGAAATGTGCACCGCAGATGAAGTTTTCTTCCAAGGCCAAATGTTGCCTCTACAATGTTTGCCAAATGATAGCCATAACAATAAATTTTTCAAGGGCGGAACTACATGTAATTATGAACCAGGTTCAATTGAATCCTCTTCCTCGACAAGTTATTCTCAGCAAATAAG AACAGAGTCCAATGTTCCTCGGATTCAAAACCAGTTTCATTCTCAACGAAGACCGACAACCCAGGTTCAATTTTCAAAGATCACACACAGAAACATCAGTAGGTCTAACCCAAAGCCGAAAATATGGAGTCATTTTCGTGTTGGGTTGGTGAAAACGCCAGAAATTGCATTACAGGATCTTAAGATTCGATGCAACAAGGATTTCTTAAGTCAAAATAGCAcgagtagtagcagtagcagttcGAGCAATGACAATAGAAGGAGGATTATATTAAGCAAGAAAAAGAAGCAGAGGAAAAGGGCATTTCTTGGAAGCTGCAAATGTTCAGTGAATTCAGTTGAAATAGTTCCTTCTAAAGTTGTTACAATAAACAGAGTCAGCACCACTATGAATTTGAAAGAGGAAATGAATGACCATAATATTGAAGATAATTATAAGGAAGTTACAGAGATGAAGGAGAACAAAAAGAAACAAATCGGGACACGTCATCGAACGTTTGAATGGTTAAAGCTGCTTTCACTTGAAAGTCCAGCAGATGAAACATAG